Proteins found in one Penaeus vannamei isolate JL-2024 chromosome 43, ASM4276789v1, whole genome shotgun sequence genomic segment:
- the LOC138860803 gene encoding uncharacterized protein, translating to MRFWESAAQSAITEIFSLSPNTSPAPPLKEIFSLSPNTSPAPPLKEIFSLSPNTSPAPPLKEIFSLSPNTKIFSLSPNTSPAPPLKEIFSLSPNTSPAPPLKEIFSLSPNLVPQYKSSTPFIKKSLACPPIQVSTPFKEIFSLSPNTSPAPPLKEIFSLSPNTSPAPPLKEIFSLSPNLVPQYKSSTPFKEIFSLSPNTSPAPPLKKSLACPPILSPNTSPAPPLKKSLACPQYKSSTPLKKSLACPPIQLVPQYKSSTPFKEIFSLSPNASPAPPKKKSLACPQYKSAPPLTEIFSLSPNASPAPFIRNL from the exons ATGAGGTTCTGGGAATCGGCAGCTCAGTCAGCCATCACAG AAATCTTTAGCTTGTCCCCCAATACAAGTCCAGCACCCCCTTTAAAAGAAATCTTTAGCTTGTCCCCCAATACAAGTCCAGCACCCCCTTTAAAAGAAATCTTTAGCTTGTCCCCCAATACAAGTCCAGCACCCCCTTTAAAAGAAATCTTTAGCTTGTCCCCCAATACAA AAATCTTTAGCTTGTCCCCCAATACAAGTCCAGCACCCCCTTTAAAAGAAATATTTAGCTTGTCCCCCAATACAAGTCCAGCACCCCCTTTAAAAGAAATCTTTAGCTTGTCCCCCAAT CTTGTCCCCCAATACAAGTCCAGCACCCCCTTTATAAAGAAATCTTTAGCTTGTCCCCCAATACAAGTCAGCACCCCCTTTAAAGAAATCTTTAGCTTGTCCCCCAATACAAGTCCAGCACCCCCTTTAAAAGAAATCTTTAGCTTGTCCCCCAATACAAGTCCAGCACCCCCTTTAAAAGAAATCTTTAGCTTGTCCCCCAAT CTTGTCCCCCAATACAAGTCCAGCACCCCCTTTAAAGAAATCTTTAGCTTGTCCCCCAATACAAGTCCAGCACCCCCTTTAAAGAAATCTTTAGCTTGTCCCCCAAT CTTGTCCCCCAATACAAGTCCAGCACCTCCTTTAAAGAAATCTTTAGCTTGTCCCCAATACAAGTCCAGCACCCCTTTAAAGAAATCTTTAGCTTGTCCCCCAATACAA CTTGTCCCCCAATACAAGTCCAGCACCCCCTTTAAAGAAATATTTAGCTTGTCCCCCAATGCAAGTCCAGCACCCCCTAAAAAGAAATCTTTAGCTTGTCCCCAATACAAGTCAGCACCCCCTTTAACAGAAATCTTTAGCTTGTCCCCCAATGCAAGTCCAGCACCCTTTATAAGAAATCTTTAG